CCACTATGAAGATGTGCTGGTCACGCGCGTGTACGACATGATCGACGACAAGACCGCGCACAGCCACCTGGAGCACATCGTGAACTTCGAGAAACTGCTGACCGATACGGGCACCCGCATCCTGAAGTTCTATCTGCACATCAGCCCCGATGAGCAGAAGGAACGCCTGCAGGCCCGGCTGGACGAACCCGGCAAGAACTGGAAATTCAACCCCGGTGACCTGAAAGACCGCGAGCACTGGGACAGCTTCACGGACGCCTACCAAGACGCCCTGACCACCAGCACCGACGCCGCCCCCTGGTACGTGATTCCCGCCGACCGCAAGTGGTTCCGCGACCTGGTGATCAGCCAGGTCATCCTGGACACCCTGAAGGACATGAACCCGCAGTACCCCGAGATCGATTACGACCCGAAAAGCGTGGTGATCAAGGACTTGAAGTAGACGGTAAGCCGTCCCCGGCTGGCGTCAAGTCCAGCAGCGTGATTTCCGGTTGGCACAGATTACGCATGGGAATGCCGCTGACACCCAGGCCCCGGCTGACGTAGGCGGGCGCGGCGTGGGCGCCCTGCACCCAGCCCATGGCGTAGCGCTGGCCGTACTCGCTGGGCACGACGGGCGCACCGATCAGGGGAAAACGCACCTGCCCGCCGTGCGTGTGGCCGCTCAGGGTCAGGCCGATGCCGGGCGGCAGGTCTGGCAAGATGTCT
The Deinococcus fonticola genome window above contains:
- a CDS encoding polyphosphate kinase 2 family protein, which encodes MKTDQYRVKKGKKARLSDWNTDDNGGLTKEEAPALDAELSEELFEWQERLFAEGKQALLIILQARDAAGKDGVVKKVIGDFNPNGIHIANFKVPSEEERAHDFLWRIHAQVPKKGMVGVFNRSHYEDVLVTRVYDMIDDKTAHSHLEHIVNFEKLLTDTGTRILKFYLHISPDEQKERLQARLDEPGKNWKFNPGDLKDREHWDSFTDAYQDALTTSTDAAPWYVIPADRKWFRDLVISQVILDTLKDMNPQYPEIDYDPKSVVIKDLK